One Candidatus Afararchaeum irisae genomic region harbors:
- a CDS encoding proteasome assembly chaperone family protein gives MGRSQIETEEIAVEEVTDVEVESPVLIEGLPGVGHVGKLVSDHIVGEFESEVVRRIYSQHFPPQSEVDDEGMAELVSIELHHCEVEGNDFLVLTGDHQSQTMDGHYKITGRVLDIAEEFGVERVYTLGGVPTGELVEEYDVYGAANDRDFLEETKELGVDFESDEPAGGIVGISGLLLGLGEQRGVPAVCLMGETSGYMVDPKSAQAVLEVLTQALGFEVDMEELEERAEEMEEVVQRLQDMNQIQQSPSAAGDNDLRYIG, from the coding sequence ATGGGAAGATCACAGATAGAGACAGAAGAGATAGCCGTCGAGGAGGTCACAGACGTCGAAGTAGAGAGCCCGGTTCTTATAGAGGGGCTCCCGGGAGTCGGACACGTCGGGAAGCTCGTCTCGGATCATATAGTCGGTGAGTTCGAGTCGGAGGTCGTGAGACGTATCTACTCACAGCATTTCCCTCCTCAGTCGGAGGTCGACGACGAGGGGATGGCTGAGCTAGTCAGCATAGAGCTCCACCACTGTGAGGTCGAGGGGAACGACTTCCTCGTACTTACTGGCGACCACCAGTCACAGACGATGGACGGACATTACAAGATAACGGGACGTGTCCTCGACATCGCCGAGGAGTTCGGCGTCGAGAGAGTCTACACACTCGGTGGCGTCCCGACGGGCGAGTTAGTCGAGGAGTACGACGTCTACGGCGCGGCTAACGACCGCGACTTCTTAGAGGAGACGAAAGAACTCGGAGTCGACTTCGAGAGCGACGAGCCCGCTGGTGGCATAGTCGGAATATCGGGTCTCCTACTCGGGTTAGGAGAACAGAGAGGAGTACCCGCTGTCTGTCTCATGGGAGAGACGAGCGGCTACATGGTCGATCCCAAGAGCGCACAGGCAGTCTTAGAAGTCCTGACCCAGGCACTCGGCTTCGAGGTCGACATGGAGGAGCTTGAGGAACGCGCCGAGGAGATGGAAGAGGTCGTACAGCGTCTCCAGGACATGAACCAGATACAGCAGTCCCCGTCGGCGGCGGGAGACAACGACCTGAGGTACATAGGGTAA